GTCTACATGAGCAACACGGCCTTTTTGCCACAGCACCGGGGCAAAGGGCTGTATACGCGCCTGCTGCCGCACTTGCTGGACACCTTCCAGCGTGAGGGCTATCCGCTCGTCCGCAGTCACCACCACGTCACGAACAACGCCGTGATTGTGCCCAAGCTGCGCGCGGGGTTTCGTATCCAGGGCCTGCAAACCGACGAACACGGCGTGATGGCGGTCCTGATTCATGCCTTTGACCCCGTGTACCGTGACTACATGGACGCCCGCAGCGGCCTGACTCGCCCACGCGGCGAGGTGGCCCGCCGCCTGGGCCTGCATTTGAGGGAGGATGAGGCATGACTCGAAACGTGAAGCTCGCCGTCGTGCAGATGCACGTGACCGACCAGCTCGAAGACAACGTGAGCCGCGCCGAGGCCTTTGTGCGTGACGCTGCCCGGCAGGGTGCGCAGATCATCCTGCTGCCCGAACTCTTCGAGAACCTGTACTTCTGCCAGGTGGAGCGCGAGGACTATTTCGCACTGGCGCACCCCATCGAGGGGCACCCCTTTATCGGGCGGTTCCAGAACCTCGCGCGGGAATACGGCGTGGTGCTGCCCCTCTCGTACTTCGAGCGGGCGGGGCAGGCGCATTACAACTCGCTGGTGTGCATCGACGCGGACGGCAATCTGCTGGGCAACTACCGCAAGACCCACATCCCCGACGGCCCCGGCTACGAGGAGAAGTATTACTTCAATCCCGGTGACACCGGCTTCAAGGTCTGGCCGACCCGCTACGGGCGCGTGGGCGTGGGCATCTGCTGGGACCAGTGGTATCCCGAGACGGCCCGCGCGCTGATGCTCCAGGGGGCCGATTTCCTGCTGTACCCCACCGCCATCGGCTCCGAACCCGCCGAGGTCGAAAGCCCCAACAGCCACCAGATGTGGCAGCGCGCGATGCAGGGCCACGCCGTCAGCAACTCGACCTACGTCGGCGCCGCCAACCGCATCGGCACCGAGGTGGTGGGCGACGTGACCCAGACGTACTACGGCCACTCCTTCATCTGCGACTACACCGGCGAAATCGTGGCCGAGTTCGGGGAGACGGAGGAAGGCGCCCTGATGCACGACCTGAATCTGGCCGAGGCCCGCAAGTTCCGCGCCGGGATGGGCTTTTTCCGCGACCGCCGCCCGGAACTGTACGGCCCGCTGCTGACGACGGACGGGGTGACGCGGCGGGGGTGAGAGACTCAAGACCAGGCGGGGCATCCCCCTCAACGACGGCAGTTAGCTTTTGTGCTAATATCTGGCCGTGACTCCGGGCTTCGATTTCAGCACGTCAGAAGTGCTGGAGTGGGAACTCGACGCTATCTGGACGGCGCTCGACGAGGACCGTCTGATCTTCAGCCGCCACGCCCGCGAGGAACTGAGCCTTGACGCCCTAACCCTGGATGATGTTCTGGACGCCATCAACTTTCCCGATGAGGTCAGCAAGGACCTCCCCGGCGGCTCGCGCGCACCGGGTCTGAACTTCGACCGACACTTGGGCCGCGTCCGTCTGCGCGCCAAGGTTGGCTGGCGAGATGACGTCTACATCGTCGTCACGGTGATGGCGAACTGAAAGGAGACTCCATGCCCATCCAGTCCACCACCTATCAGACCCAGCAGCGCGGCGTGCGAATCACCGTCACCGGCGTACCGACGACCTTTAGTGACGACGGGGAAGAACTGGGCTTCGACCTGAAGGTGATGCGCCAACTGGACGCCTTGGTGCAGGAGGCGCTGGCGCAGGCACCGGAAGGCGGCGCGGTCGAACTCGCCTACGCCGAAACGGTGCCGCCGCCTGATCCGGTCAGCCTGGAACTGCGGCGGGCGCTGCGGCTGCGAAAGATGAGCGGCGCGCAGGTGGCTCAGCAGCTCGGCGTCACGCCTCCGGTCGTCTCCCGCTGGCTCAGCCCCGACTATCACGCGCACGGCATGGAAACGCTGCGGCGCATTGCCGATGCCCTGGACATGGACGTGGAAGTGAAGCTCAAACCCAGGGAACGCAAAGCGGCCTCGTAGCTGCGGGTGTGGCTGGACGGACTTCAGGCCATCTGGCCGATGCTGTCCCGTACCCTCTCGCCTACCCTGCCGTATGGATGAGATCGCGGCGTACTACGAATTGGACCGGGAGCACGACCGCCTGACACGCGGGCTGGGCGTGGTGGAATTCGGGCGGACCCTGGAACTGCTGGGCCGGGTGCTGCCGCCTGCCCCGGCGGTGGTGCTGGACGTGGGCGGCGGAACGGGCATCTACGCGCGTGAACTACTGAACGCCGGGTATACCGTGCATCTGCTGGACGCCATGCCGGGCCATGTGGCGCGGGTGCAGGCGGACCCCTCGCTGGCGGCCCTCGCTTCGGTCACGCTGGGGGACGCGCGGACATTGCCGTTTGCCGAGGCGAGTGCGGACGCCGTGCTGCTGATGGGGCCGCTCTACCACCTCACCCGGCCGGGGGACCGTCTGGCCGCCCTGGCGGAGGCGCGGCGTGTCCTGCGGCCAGGCGGTCGGCTGGTGGTGACAGTCATTCCCCGTTCCGCCGCCATCTGCGGTGACTTCACGCGCGGCCTGCCCGCCGAGGCTTACTTCCGCCCCATTCGTGAAGCGGCGTACACCTGTGGCGAGTACCTGAACCCGGACCACCGCGCCGGATACTTCACCACCGCGTACTTTCATCACCCGGACGAACTGGAGGCCGAGCTGGCAGCGGTGGGTTTCGGGGACGTGACGCTCTACGCCCTGGAAGGCCCGGCGGGCCTGCTCCGTGACCCCGAGGAAGTCATGCGCGACCCGGAACGCCGGGAGGGGCTGTTCGCCGCCCTGCGCCTGCTGGAATGTGACCGGGCCCTGCTGGGCATCAGCGCGCACCTGCTGGCGGTGGGGCAGGGCTGAACCTCTCGCCATAGCTCGCCCCCGTAAACGTCAGCCCGTACCCCGGGACATTCGCGCCCGCCCGCGCCCGCTCCCGCCCGGCGAGGACCTCAGCCACCTCCTCCGGGCCGAGTTTGCCCTGGCCGACCAGCAGCAGCGTTCCCACCAGCCCGCGCACCATATGGCGCAGGAAGCTCTCGCCCGCCACCCGCACCTCCCAGACGCTTCCGCCGGGGACGGTGGGGCCGGGGTGAACGGCGATCTCCCGCACCTCCCGCACCGTCTGCCGGTCCTCGCGGGTAGCGAAGGCGGCGAAGTCGTGCGTGCCGACAAGTAAGGTGGCGGCGGCGTTCATCGCGGGCACGTCCAGCGGGCCGGGCACATGCAGCGCGCGTCCGGCCCAGAGCGGATGACGCTGCGGCGTGTTCAGCAGGCGGTAGGTATACCTCCGTCCGGTGCAGGAGAAGCGGGCGTGGAATCCGGCGGGGGCAGGCCGGGCCTCCAGCACCGCCACGCTGGGCGGGAGGTGCGCGTTCAGCGCGCGGGCCAGTTGGTCAGGGGGCACGCGGAAGCCCTCCGGCACGTCCACATGCGCGGGCATCGCCTCGGCGTGGACGCCCGTGTCGGTGCGGCCAGCGGCGACGGGACGGGCCACCTGTGCCCCGCCCAGGCGCACCAGCGCGGCGTGCAGCGTTTCCTGGACGCTCGGCGCATTTCGCTGCGCTTGCCACCCGGCAAAGTCCGCCCCGTCCCAGGCCAGCAGCAGGCGTAGGCGCTCGAAGCCGGGCGGTGGGGCGAAGGTCGGCGTGCCAGTCATAGGGGGAGGGTAACGCGAGGACGGCTTCCTCACATACCGGCCACGCTTCTGCCCTTATGCTAAGGAATGTGAACCCCGTTCTCATCCGGCGCTCCGCCGGGCCGCAGGTGCGAGTGGCGGCGGCCCGGCGAGTCCTCGTCACGGCGACGCTGGTGCTGGCCGGTCTGGCGGGCGCGGCGACCCCTTACCGCGTGCGCCCCGGTGACAACCTGACGGTGATCGCGCAGCGTGCCGGGATCAGCGTGGCGGCGCTCAAGGCCGCGAATCCCGGCCTGCGGGACGCCGATCAGGTGCAGGCGGGCAAGACCCTCAGCATCCCCAACCGGCAGCTTCCCGGCCAGTCGCACCGCGTCCGGGACGGCGAAAACCTGACGGTGATCGCGCACGAGCACGGCCTGAGCCTCGCGCAACTGCTGCGCGCCAATCCGCAACTGGACGCGGACCGGCCCCTGCGTGCGGGGATAACGGTACAGATTCCGGGGCGGAAGGCGGCGGCCCGGCTGCCCAGTCCTGGGGGGAGCGCGGTCAGGAGCGCGGCCAGCCGCCGCACGCCCGCCGCGACCGTCCGCACGGCGTCCATCCGCGTCTCGTCGGCGCCCTCGGCCTCGGGGTGGCTGTGGCCGGTGGCGGGGTACCGCTTTATCAGCAGCGGCTTTGGCGAGCGGGAGCTGGACGGCGAACACGAGCAGCATTACGGCGTGGACATCGTGGCGCCGCCGGGAACTGTCGTGCATGCGGCGCGGTCGGGCCGGGTGCTGGAATCGCGGGCCGACTTCGAGCGGGGCTGGGGCTGGACGGTCGTGCTGGAACACCCGGACGGCTGGATCACCCGCTACGCGCACCTCAGCGCCAATCTGGTCAAGGCGGGGGAACAGGTGACGCGCGGCCAGCCGGTGGGCCGGGTCGGCAGCACCGGCCGCAGCACCGGACCGCACCTGCACTTCGGCACCTATCTGCGCTGGGACCCCAAGGACCCGCTGGCGCTGTATTGAGGGGAAGGGTTAGCCTTCAGTCCCCTGGCGCTACCCTGTTCCCATGACAGCGTGGGTGCATTATGCGGAGGCGCGCGGTGAGAGCGCCGAGTGCGACCTGCGGGCCTTCCTGAATACCCTCCCCGGCCTGCCGGGTTTCCTGGGCGCCGAACTGCTCGGCAGTCCCGCCCAGCCGGGGTTGGCCCTGGTCGCGAGCCGCTGGGCAGGCGAGGTGCCGCCCCTGGCCCTCCCGGACGGCGTGCGCGCCTGGGTATTCGAGGTGCTGGAAGACCGCTGAGCATTCTCAGCCTTGCTTTCCAAAGCCCCTCGTTTTACGATGCCGCTACATCGGAAAGCGATGCCTGAGGGCCGCTCGTTCTGCGGGCCGCCAGGGAAAGGACCGGCATGGATGCCCAGCAACTCAAAGGCCATCTCGACCTGCTGCTGCTCGCCACGCTCGAACAGGGGCCGCGCTACGGCGGTCAGATCATCGCGGACGTGCAGGCCGCCACGGACGGGTACTTCACGCTGCGCGAGGGCACACTGTATCCGGCGCTGCACCGGCTGGAAAAGGCCGGGTGGATCAAGGGCGAGTTCCAGCAGCTCCCGCGCGGCGGCAGCCCGGTCAAGGTGTATACCCTGACGCCCGCTGGCCGGGACGAACTGCGCGCCCAGCGCGAACGCTACGAACGCTTTAGTGCCGCCGTGCGCGGCGTGATCGGGGGCCAGGCATGAGGGAGACGGAACAGTACCTGAACCGGGCGACGCGGGGTTTGTGGGGCAAGGCCAGGCGGGAGGCCCGGCTCGAACTGCGCGGCGCCATCGAGGACAAGCTGTACCGATACCGGCTGCTGGGCCTGAGCGAGGACGACGCGACGCACGCGGCCCTGCGCGACCTGGGCGACCCGCAGGCCATCGCGCGTGAGCTGAACCGCGTGCATACGCTGCCGCAGGCGGGCCGGGCGGCGCTCCTCGCTGGCGTCGCGACGCTGCTGGGGATGCAGGCGTTCGCGCAGGTGCCGACGGTACATGCCATCCAGAATTGCCAACCGCTCAGCCCCAGTGCCCTGAAGGGTCTTAGTCCT
The window above is part of the Deinococcus metallilatus genome. Proteins encoded here:
- a CDS encoding PadR family transcriptional regulator translates to MDAQQLKGHLDLLLLATLEQGPRYGGQIIADVQAATDGYFTLREGTLYPALHRLEKAGWIKGEFQQLPRGGSPVKVYTLTPAGRDELRAQRERYERFSAAVRGVIGGQA
- a CDS encoding peptidoglycan DD-metalloendopeptidase family protein, with amino-acid sequence MNPVLIRRSAGPQVRVAAARRVLVTATLVLAGLAGAATPYRVRPGDNLTVIAQRAGISVAALKAANPGLRDADQVQAGKTLSIPNRQLPGQSHRVRDGENLTVIAHEHGLSLAQLLRANPQLDADRPLRAGITVQIPGRKAAARLPSPGGSAVRSAASRRTPAATVRTASIRVSSAPSASGWLWPVAGYRFISSGFGERELDGEHEQHYGVDIVAPPGTVVHAARSGRVLESRADFERGWGWTVVLEHPDGWITRYAHLSANLVKAGEQVTRGQPVGRVGSTGRSTGPHLHFGTYLRWDPKDPLALY
- a CDS encoding helix-turn-helix domain-containing protein; translated protein: MPIQSTTYQTQQRGVRITVTGVPTTFSDDGEELGFDLKVMRQLDALVQEALAQAPEGGAVELAYAETVPPPDPVSLELRRALRLRKMSGAQVAQQLGVTPPVVSRWLSPDYHAHGMETLRRIADALDMDVEVKLKPRERKAAS
- the truA gene encoding tRNA pseudouridine(38-40) synthase TruA, with amino-acid sequence MTGTPTFAPPPGFERLRLLLAWDGADFAGWQAQRNAPSVQETLHAALVRLGGAQVARPVAAGRTDTGVHAEAMPAHVDVPEGFRVPPDQLARALNAHLPPSVAVLEARPAPAGFHARFSCTGRRYTYRLLNTPQRHPLWAGRALHVPGPLDVPAMNAAATLLVGTHDFAAFATREDRQTVREVREIAVHPGPTVPGGSVWEVRVAGESFLRHMVRGLVGTLLLVGQGKLGPEEVAEVLAGRERARAGANVPGYGLTFTGASYGERFSPAPPPAGAR
- a CDS encoding class I SAM-dependent methyltransferase, which codes for MDEIAAYYELDREHDRLTRGLGVVEFGRTLELLGRVLPPAPAVVLDVGGGTGIYARELLNAGYTVHLLDAMPGHVARVQADPSLAALASVTLGDARTLPFAEASADAVLLMGPLYHLTRPGDRLAALAEARRVLRPGGRLVVTVIPRSAAICGDFTRGLPAEAYFRPIREAAYTCGEYLNPDHRAGYFTTAYFHHPDELEAELAAVGFGDVTLYALEGPAGLLRDPEEVMRDPERREGLFAALRLLECDRALLGISAHLLAVGQG
- the aguB gene encoding N-carbamoylputrescine amidase, coding for MTRNVKLAVVQMHVTDQLEDNVSRAEAFVRDAARQGAQIILLPELFENLYFCQVEREDYFALAHPIEGHPFIGRFQNLAREYGVVLPLSYFERAGQAHYNSLVCIDADGNLLGNYRKTHIPDGPGYEEKYYFNPGDTGFKVWPTRYGRVGVGICWDQWYPETARALMLQGADFLLYPTAIGSEPAEVESPNSHQMWQRAMQGHAVSNSTYVGAANRIGTEVVGDVTQTYYGHSFICDYTGEIVAEFGETEEGALMHDLNLAEARKFRAGMGFFRDRRPELYGPLLTTDGVTRRG
- a CDS encoding DUF4258 domain-containing protein yields the protein MTPGFDFSTSEVLEWELDAIWTALDEDRLIFSRHAREELSLDALTLDDVLDAINFPDEVSKDLPGGSRAPGLNFDRHLGRVRLRAKVGWRDDVYIVVTVMAN